AAGAACAAGGTCCGCATAAAAATAGGACAGCATGCCAAACGAAAATAATTCCACGGCCACCCAAATAGGGAACACGCCATCATAGCAATCCTGGTGATGCTTCACAAAAGGAACATTAGAACTATGTTCAACTTCTCTATTGAAAGTTTCTAGGAATTTTTGGTGTTTGTGCGAGCGAGAATAAATCGACGCATCCAAATAGCCAACAGGGCTATATTTATGCGCATGGAAATAAGCAAGTCTCGCCCTCATAGAAATTTCTATTTCTTCAAGAGCCGAAAAAAGCGATCTCCTCAACAGTCGATCAAATTCATATATCTGTACAATCCTTGAGAAACTTGTTCCGGCATTATAGGAACCATCGGCATTTCTAAATGGTAGGAAATATGCAGACAATCTGTAATAATTTATGGATTCAAGGCAGCGAACAGCAACATCAACATTCTCAATACAACAGCCACGTTGTTTGATTTTTTCTACTTGTTCCCTATAAGTTGTTGCCTTTTTTGTTTCCATAAAAAAAATGTCCCCCCTGGGACACATCAATGAGAGGTGCGGGGGGTCCTGTTGTTCCAAATATACAATCTATTTCAAAGAAAAGCAAGCGCCCATTCGCCCGTCTAGGCGTGAAACACCCTCTATTTTAAAGTAGGAAGTAAGCCGGGGCGTTGCGGGCGCGGCGTATGAGCGCCCGCAGTGGGGGTAGCGGAAGCCCCTGGGTGGGGGCATAGAAAAAGCCCGCCGAAGCGGGCTTGATTATAAGGGCGGGAAGGGCTGAAGCGAGGGGGATTCCTCCCCCACCTCAACCGAACCTTTACTTCACCACGATATTCACCAGCTTACCCGGCACGGCAATGACCTTAACCACAGTCTTGCCGTTGGTAAACTCTTGAACGCGTTCGTTAGCCATGGCGAGGGCTTCCAAGGCAGCCTTGTCCATGTCCTTGGCGACGTTGGCCTTGGCGCGGAGCTTGCCGTTCACCTGGAACACGACTTCGACGGTGTTTTCCACAGC
The window above is part of the Fibrobacter sp. genome. Proteins encoded here:
- a CDS encoding class I tRNA ligase family protein, coding for LMIFNNEMMKMDKRYREPCETFVKLLQPFAPHIAEEMWSILGHEGSLTNVAWPEADASKAVENTVEVVFQVNGKLRAKANVAKDMDKAALEALAMANERVQEFTNGKTVVKVIAVPGKLVNIVVK
- a CDS encoding Abi family protein, which translates into the protein METKKATTYREQVEKIKQRGCCIENVDVAVRCLESINYYRLSAYFLPFRNADGSYNAGTSFSRIVQIYEFDRLLRRSLFSALEEIEISMRARLAYFHAHKYSPVGYLDASIYSRSHKHQKFLETFNREVEHSSNVPFVKHHQDCYDGVFPIWVAVELFSFGMLSYFYADLVLADQKHFASECYKTVPKNLKSWLRCATDLRNICAHYGRLYYRIFSAIPANIEEVEEKDERSLWAAFLAVRNLYPNPQKWNEEFLPSIKALFEKYSSAIQLEHISFPKDWAVKAIAKEV